A genomic segment from Bradyrhizobium sp. CB1015 encodes:
- a CDS encoding ABC transporter substrate-binding protein encodes MRTVTSLIISLALSLSSAAFSGPAAAETTTLRMAWYSDGNEGEVMADLLRRFHEQNKDIDVVLDQVPYKAINENLPVQLASGQGPDMARVVDMGGLSRYALDLRPLLKDPSYWERNFGPFLEWMRPSGAPQAIPGFMTQLTVTGPFVNKTLFEQAGVAMPGEKSTWEDWAKAAKEVASKVQAPFPLALDRSGHRFYALAVSQGTQVFGANGEPDVVDEGFKRAAQLVYDWHKSGVMSKELWGSVSGTAYRGANDEFKNAQVVMYLSGSWQIAQFAKTVDNAFDWIAVPNPCGTGGCSSMPGGAGLVAFKTTQHPKEVARVMEYLASEPVLAEFYSRSLFVPGHLGLAKKGIDYPTASPEAAAALKVFTASAAALSPIAYRTQGYGNSRIIFNAVISRLGQAVSGETTLEDAYKRITADVAQQIAERNKK; translated from the coding sequence ATGCGTACCGTGACGTCCCTTATCATCTCTCTTGCGCTGTCCCTCTCGTCCGCCGCCTTCAGCGGACCAGCCGCGGCCGAGACGACCACGCTTCGAATGGCCTGGTACTCGGACGGAAACGAAGGCGAGGTGATGGCCGACCTGCTCCGGCGCTTCCACGAGCAGAACAAGGACATCGACGTCGTCCTCGATCAGGTGCCCTACAAGGCGATCAACGAGAATCTGCCGGTGCAGCTCGCCTCCGGCCAGGGCCCCGACATGGCGCGTGTCGTCGATATGGGCGGCCTGTCGCGCTACGCACTTGATCTGCGCCCCCTGCTGAAGGATCCCTCCTATTGGGAGAGGAACTTCGGCCCGTTCCTCGAATGGATGCGGCCGTCGGGAGCGCCGCAGGCCATCCCGGGCTTCATGACCCAACTCACCGTCACCGGTCCTTTCGTCAACAAGACCCTGTTCGAGCAGGCCGGCGTCGCGATGCCGGGCGAGAAGTCGACCTGGGAGGATTGGGCCAAGGCGGCGAAGGAAGTTGCGAGCAAGGTCCAGGCGCCATTCCCGCTCGCGCTCGACCGCTCGGGCCACCGCTTCTACGCGCTGGCGGTGTCGCAAGGCACGCAGGTCTTCGGCGCGAACGGCGAACCTGATGTCGTGGACGAGGGCTTCAAGCGCGCGGCGCAACTCGTCTACGACTGGCACAAGTCCGGCGTCATGTCGAAGGAGCTCTGGGGTTCGGTCTCCGGCACGGCCTATCGCGGCGCCAATGACGAATTCAAGAACGCGCAGGTCGTCATGTACCTGTCAGGATCGTGGCAGATCGCTCAGTTCGCCAAGACCGTCGACAACGCTTTCGACTGGATCGCGGTCCCCAATCCCTGCGGGACAGGCGGGTGCAGCAGCATGCCTGGCGGCGCCGGTCTCGTTGCTTTCAAGACGACGCAGCATCCCAAGGAAGTCGCGCGAGTGATGGAATATCTTGCAAGCGAACCGGTGCTGGCGGAGTTCTACTCGCGCTCGCTGTTCGTGCCCGGCCACCTCGGTCTCGCCAAGAAGGGCATCGACTATCCGACCGCCAGCCCCGAAGCCGCCGCCGCACTGAAGGTCTTCACCGCCAGCGCTGCCGCGCTTTCGCCGATCGCCTACCGCACCCAGGGCTACGGCAACAGCCGGATCATCTTCAACGCCGTCATCAGCCGGCTCGGGCAGGCGGTCTCCGGCGAGACGACGCTCGAAGACGCCTACAAGCGCATCACCGCCGACGTGGCGCAACAGATCGCCGAGCGCAACAAGAAGTGA